TTAGCCTATTTTTCCTGGGTTTTTATAGTAAGTGTATTATTGTTTTTTATTGGGTTGATGCTTTACAGAATTTCGATACCTATTATTGTAGAACGTTTAAGTGCATAAGATGGAAAATAATGAGGTATTGATAAGGGTAGAAGGACTTTCTAAAAAATTCTGTAAAGATTTAAAAACCAGTTTGTGGTATGGCATTAAAGATTTGGTTTCAAATATTCAAGGTAATAAAAATGATAGATTGCTGCGCGATAAAGAATTTTGGGCAGTAAAGGATATTAATTTTGAACTGCGCCGTGGTGAATGTTTAGGTTTGATAGGACATAACGGTGCTGGAAAATCTACTTTATTAAAAATATTAAATGGCTTAATTAACCCAGATGCAGGCAAAGTAACCATCAAAGGACGAGTAGGTGCGCTTATTGAATTAGGGGCTGGTTTTAATCCCATTTTAAGCGGCCGTGAAAATATTTATAATAATGGGGCTGTTTTAGGCTTTACCAAAAAAGAAATAGACGCTAAAGTTGAGGAGATTATAGATTTTGCTGAAATACGTGAGTTTATAGATATGCCCGTGCAAAATTACAGCAGTGGCATGAAAGTGCGTTTGGGTTTTGCGGTAGCAGCGCAAATGGAACCGGATGTGCTTATTATTGATGAGGTTTTGGCGGTTGGTGATGTTGGGTTTAGAGCAAAGTGTTATGAACGTATTTCAGAATTAATGAAATCATGTTGTATAATTTTAGTAACCCATTCAATGCCACAAGTTTCTAAAATATGTACAAAATCCATATTAATGCATAAAGGACAAATTAAAGCTCAAGGTAATAATGGGGATGTTATTGAAGCTTATTATGATGATAATTTTGTTGAGGATAAAATGACTGTGATTCAATCCAATAATTGCAAGCTAGATTATTTTAAAACTGATAAAAGGCAATTTAATGGTGAGGTGAGGAATTTTGAAATTAAATTGGGAATAATTTCTGAAAAAGATTTAGAAAATATAGAACTTAATCTAGTTATAATGAGTAGGGAATTATCCCCCGTATGTCAAGGTAGCTCTAAATTTTTAAAGC
The genomic region above belongs to Mariniflexile litorale and contains:
- a CDS encoding ABC transporter ATP-binding protein, giving the protein MENNEVLIRVEGLSKKFCKDLKTSLWYGIKDLVSNIQGNKNDRLLRDKEFWAVKDINFELRRGECLGLIGHNGAGKSTLLKILNGLINPDAGKVTIKGRVGALIELGAGFNPILSGRENIYNNGAVLGFTKKEIDAKVEEIIDFAEIREFIDMPVQNYSSGMKVRLGFAVAAQMEPDVLIIDEVLAVGDVGFRAKCYERISELMKSCCIILVTHSMPQVSKICTKSILMHKGQIKAQGNNGDVIEAYYDDNFVEDKMTVIQSNNCKLDYFKTDKRQFNGEVRNFEIKLGIISEKDLENIELNLVIMSRELSPVCQGSSKFLKQDIRLKQGLNKFVFSIDNIYLNTGLYKFALTVDDCLSSKKYLWVQNLNPIKFINEFTGISPVMLSGKWDRND